The Catellicoccus marimammalium M35/04/3 region CATATAACATAAATTATTAAAGAGGTGACAATTGTGATTACAAAACCAGATAAAAATAAAGTACGCTTAAAACGTCATAAACGTGTACGTTCAAAAATCTCTGGTACTGCAGAGTGCCCACGTCTTAACGTGTATCGTTCAAATAAAAACATCTACGCTCAAGTAATTGATGACGTAGCGGGTGTAACGCTAGCAAGTGCCTCTACCTTAGATAAAGAAATTTCAGGTGGAACAAAAACTGAAGCAGCAGCAGCTGTTGGTGCTTTAGTGGCAAAACGTGCAGCCGATAAAGGAATTAAAGAAGTTGTTTTCGACCGTGGTGGATACTTATACCATGGACGTGTTGAAGCTTTAGCAAATGCAGCACGCGAAAACGGACTAGAATTTTAAAAGAAGGAGGAATACCATTCATGACTTATATTGATCCAAAGAACTTGGAATTAGAAGACCGCGTTGTAGCGATTAACCGCGTTACTAAAGTTGTTAAAGGTGGACGTCGTTTACGTTTCGCTGCTTTAGTAGTAGTGGGCGATAAGAATGGACACGTAGGTTTTGGTACAGGTAAAGCTCAAGAAGTACCAGAAGCAATCCGTAAAGCCATTGAATCTGCGAAGAAAAACTTAATCGAAGTACCAATGGTAGGTTCTACAATTCCTCACGAAGTTATCGGACGCTTTGGCGGTGGACAAATCTTAATGAAACCTGCAGTAGAAGGTTCTGGGGTAGCAGCTGGTGGTCCAGTTCGTGCCGTATTAGAATTAGCAGGTGTTTCTGATATTACAAGTAAATCTTTAGGTTCAAACACACCAATCAACATGGTACGTGCGACTGTAGAAGGTTTAAAACAATTAAAACGTGCAGAAGAAGTTGCTGCTTTACGCGGTAAATCTGTAGAAGAATTATAAGAAGGAGGACTAAGTAATGGCTCAATTAGAAATTACTTTAAAACGTAGTGTAATCGGACGTCCTCAAAAACAACGTAAAGTTGTAGAAGCTTTAGGTTTAACAAAAGTGAACAGTACAGTAGTAAAACCTGACAACGAAGCAATTCGTGGAATGGTAAATGCTGTTTCTCACTTAGTGGACGTTAAAGAAGCTTAATAACCAATGAATTGATTTAATAATAAGGAGGTGCCTTTGTGATGAAATTACATGAGTTACATTCTGCTGAAGGTTCAAGAAAAGTTCGCAACCGTGTAGGACGCGGTACTTCATCTGGTAACGGTAAAACTGCTGGACGTGGTCAAAAAGGTCAAAAAGCTCGTTCAGGTGGTGGCGTACGTTTAGGATTTGAAGGGGGACAAAACCCATTATTCCGTCGTTTACCAAAACGCGGTTTCAACAACATCAACCGTAAAGAATACGCAATCGTTAATATTGAAGTATTAAACAATCGTTTCGAAGATGGTGCTGAAATTACTCCAGCTACTTTATTAGAAGCTGGCATCATCAAAAACGAAAAATCAGGCGTTAAAGTTTTAGGTAATGGTGAATTAACTAAAAAATTAAACGTAAAAGCAGCGAAATTCTCTAAATCTGCTGAAGAAGCAATTACAGCTGCAGGTGGATCAATC contains the following coding sequences:
- the rplR gene encoding 50S ribosomal protein L18 → MITKPDKNKVRLKRHKRVRSKISGTAECPRLNVYRSNKNIYAQVIDDVAGVTLASASTLDKEISGGTKTEAAAAVGALVAKRAADKGIKEVVFDRGGYLYHGRVEALANAARENGLEF
- the rpsE gene encoding 30S ribosomal protein S5, encoding MTYIDPKNLELEDRVVAINRVTKVVKGGRRLRFAALVVVGDKNGHVGFGTGKAQEVPEAIRKAIESAKKNLIEVPMVGSTIPHEVIGRFGGGQILMKPAVEGSGVAAGGPVRAVLELAGVSDITSKSLGSNTPINMVRATVEGLKQLKRAEEVAALRGKSVEEL
- the rpmD gene encoding 50S ribosomal protein L30, with translation MAQLEITLKRSVIGRPQKQRKVVEALGLTKVNSTVVKPDNEAIRGMVNAVSHLVDVKEA
- the rplO gene encoding 50S ribosomal protein L15; its protein translation is MKLHELHSAEGSRKVRNRVGRGTSSGNGKTAGRGQKGQKARSGGGVRLGFEGGQNPLFRRLPKRGFNNINRKEYAIVNIEVLNNRFEDGAEITPATLLEAGIIKNEKSGVKVLGNGELTKKLNVKAAKFSKSAEEAITAAGGSIEVI